Proteins encoded by one window of Macaca mulatta isolate MMU2019108-1 chromosome 10, T2T-MMU8v2.0, whole genome shotgun sequence:
- the LOC100430243 gene encoding interferon-induced transmembrane protein 3-like — protein sequence MNHIVQTFFSPVNSGQPHNYEMLKEEHEVAVLGAPHNPAPLTSTMIHIRSETSVPDHVVWSLFNTLFMNPCCLGFIAFAYSVKSRDRKMVGNLTGAQAYASTAKCLNIWALILGILMTILLIVIPVLIFQAY from the coding sequence CATAGTCCAAACCTTCTTCTCTCCTGTCAACAGCGGCCAGCCCCACAACTATGAGATGCTCAAGGAGGAGCACGAGGTGGCTGTACTGGGGGCGCCCCACAACCCTGCTCCCCTGACGTCCACCATGATCCACATCCGCAGTGAGACCTCCGTGCCCGACCACGTCGTCTGGTCCCTGTTCAACACCCTCTTCATGAACCCCTGCTGCCTGGGCTTCATAGCATTCGCCTACTCCGTGAAGTCTAGGGACAGGAAGATGGTTGGCAACCTGACTGGGGCCCAGGCCTATGCCTCCACCGCCAAGTGCCTGAACATCTGGGCCCTGATTTTGGGCATCCTCATGACCATTCTGCTCATCGTCATCCCAGTATTGATCTTCCAAGCCTACTGA